The stretch of DNA CAAGGCACAACTTCGAACCGGCCTGCTCTCAAGCGGTCTCGGGGAAAAGTTTGCCAACGGTGCGGAAATGTTCCTCGACCCTGCCCGCAAAGAGTCGTGGGAGCTCAGCCGATTTCTGATCGCGAGTCGAGTTTTTGCACTGCTGAAAACTGATCGCTCTCAGGATTTCTTGTCTCCCGAGTTATCCGAGATCGAAGTCTGGACTCGCAATGACAAGGGCAGGGGGATTCCACCAGCAGTTTTCATCGAGAACCAGCAGATCCCCTGGACATTTTCGCTCTCACATGCAGGAGACAATTACGCACTCGCCATTTGCAGGCAGCCGCAATTTCGACCCGGAGTGGATCTGGTCAACACCAGCACTTTCACTCAGGCAGCCTTACAAATGTGGTTCACGCCGGAGGAAAGAAAAAATCTCGCAAATCGTGACGAGCGGGCCGCAGGAATCATCTGGGCACTCAAGGAAGCAGTCTACAAATCCATAAATCATGGAGAACCATTTCGTCCCAGACAGATTGAAATTCTTCCTGAGGGCAAAAAGTTGATTTGCCGTGTGAGAGGAATTCATGTGCATTTTGATGAAGCAGTCATCCGCTTCATCGAAAGAGATTGCCTGCTCGCAGCTGTCTTGAACAAGCGGAACTCTTTCCAGAACTCTGAAGAAGACCAATTCGATAACAAAACCAATTCTCACTCAATAAATGACGCATCTCACGAGCTGATCATGCATTGATGATCAGACCTGAAAACCGAATTTTCGCTCCCGGAATTACAGAGTCAAAGGCCACTCGAATGATTGATTTAACCAATAAGATCGCCCTCGTCTCCGGGGCCTCACGCGGCATTGGTCGCGCGACAGCCCTGCAACTTGCCCGCGCCGGGGCCGACGTGGTCATCAACTATGTCCAGTCTCGCGACAGTGCTGACCGCGTGGCAGAAGAGATCGCCGCCATGGGCCGCCGCGTGGCCATTGTCCGTGCGGATGTCAGCGAGCAGAGCGACGTTCAGAGCATGATGGAATTTGTCGGCAATGAGTTTGGCAGGCTCGACATTCTCGTCAGCAACGCCGCATCGGGCGGTTTCCGCCCATTGCTGGCGGCCACTCCCAAGAATTTCGAAGCCGCGATGAATACCAATGTCCGCGCTCTTTTATTCCTCGTACAGGCCGCACATCCTTTGTTAGGGCAAAGCGTCGATCGAGCCAAGATTGTGGCCATTTCGAGCCATGGCTCACACATGGCACTCCCATGGTACGGTCTGATTGGTACCTCCAAGGCGGCACTGGAAAGTCTGATTCGCCACATGGCACTCGAGTTTGGCGATCAGGGAATGAACTTCAACGTTGTCCAGGCGGGACTGGTTCCCACAGACTCCACCAAGATGATTCCTGGCTCCGAAGTCATGTTCAATGCGCGAAGCTCCAAGACCATGATGGGTGATCGCCAGCTGGAACCCGAAGACGTTGCGAACGCAGTCCTTTACCTTTGCAGTCCACTGAGCGATCTGGTTCAAGGGCAAGTCTTGATCATCGACGGCGGGGCCGCCATTCACGTCTAATGAGTTATTGCCTCTTCCAGGTGGTTTTCGAGTTGGCACTAACCATCTGATCACGGCCACTTTGCCAGAACTGTCCTACGGAATCCTGCACGATGCTCAATCTGATCTTCTCCATGATCGGCAGTTTTCTGGCACGGAAAGTCGGCCAGCAGCGAATGGCGTTTCATCAGGCCACAATGCGACCCCGCGAATCGCAACAGGCCTTCCTAAAGGAATTGCTCGCTGCTCATGCCGATTCAGCCTTTGGCAAAGATCATTTCTTTCGAGAGATTCAAACTGCTGCTGACTTCCAGAAGAGAATGCCAATCGCTGAGTACGAGAACTTCGCTCCCTACATCGAACGTGTCAAAGCCGGTGAAACAACCGCGATGTTCTGCAACGAGCAGATCGTCATGTTCAATCTCACCAGTGGTACGAGCAGCACTCGAAAATTTATTCCCGTCACCAACCGTTACTTGAGCGACTATCGCCGTGGCTGGTCGATGTGGGGCTTACAGACTTTTGAAAAGTACCCGCAACTCTTCCTGCAACCAAAAGTCAGCTTTGGCAGTGCCTCGAAGGAATCAGTCACGTCAGCGGGCATTCCGTGTGGCAGTTTGAGTGGCCTGACTGTCAAAATGAATCCTGCTGTCGTGCGCAGCACCTATTGCCTCCCTGCTGATACGGCTGACCATGCCGACGCTTTCGCCAGATGTTACCTCAACTGGCGGATCGGCATCCAAAGAAACCTCGGCATGGGTGTCGCCCCCAATCCGGGTTTGCTTCTCCAATTCGCTCGCTTTGGTACCGAACACGCTGAACGTCTCATTCGCGAACTGCATGACGGCACTCATTCCTGCACAGCGGCTTTGCCGAGACATCTCCAAAATTGGCTCAAACGCCAGATCCGTCCGAATCGTAAACGCGCTCACGAGTTAGAACAGATTCATACTCGTCAGAATACTCTTTACCCCAAGGATGTCTGGCCTCAACTTCGATTGATTGCCTGTTGGCTGGGTGGGCCCACGAGGGCTTACATCTCGCAGATTCCCGAGTATTTTGGCGATGTCACATTGCGGGATATCGGCCTGATCTCCAGTGAAAGCCGCATCAGCCTTCCCAAAGAAGACAACACACCTGCGGGTATTCTCGATGTGACCAGTGCCTATTTTGAGTTCGTTCCCGTCGACGAAATGGATTCCAGCCATCCGATCGTTCTCGATGCCGCCGAACTCGAAACCGGCAAAGAGTATTA from Planctopirus ephydatiae encodes:
- a CDS encoding GH3 auxin-responsive promoter family protein, translating into MLNLIFSMIGSFLARKVGQQRMAFHQATMRPRESQQAFLKELLAAHADSAFGKDHFFREIQTAADFQKRMPIAEYENFAPYIERVKAGETTAMFCNEQIVMFNLTSGTSSTRKFIPVTNRYLSDYRRGWSMWGLQTFEKYPQLFLQPKVSFGSASKESVTSAGIPCGSLSGLTVKMNPAVVRSTYCLPADTADHADAFARCYLNWRIGIQRNLGMGVAPNPGLLLQFARFGTEHAERLIRELHDGTHSCTAALPRHLQNWLKRQIRPNRKRAHELEQIHTRQNTLYPKDVWPQLRLIACWLGGPTRAYISQIPEYFGDVTLRDIGLISSESRISLPKEDNTPAGILDVTSAYFEFVPVDEMDSSHPIVLDAAELETGKEYYILLTTTSGLYRYNIHDVVRVVDWHEKTPMIEFLHKGSRIANLFGEKLTESQIVKAVTTFVQSTATPLGDFSLTMPLPHEPMAYRFYAEMRDSLSSDSIATLARQLDESLGEQNYLYRRKRVEGLLDPLELIVIPQGAWRAWDLRQLARNGGTMDQYKHPFLITNRSLIDDLQVEPVSSHPATSINDHH
- a CDS encoding 4'-phosphopantetheinyl transferase family protein; amino-acid sequence: MTSQFEIHTATKAQLRTGLLSSGLGEKFANGAEMFLDPARKESWELSRFLIASRVFALLKTDRSQDFLSPELSEIEVWTRNDKGRGIPPAVFIENQQIPWTFSLSHAGDNYALAICRQPQFRPGVDLVNTSTFTQAALQMWFTPEERKNLANRDERAAGIIWALKEAVYKSINHGEPFRPRQIEILPEGKKLICRVRGIHVHFDEAVIRFIERDCLLAAVLNKRNSFQNSEEDQFDNKTNSHSINDASHELIMH
- a CDS encoding SDR family oxidoreductase; this encodes MIDLTNKIALVSGASRGIGRATALQLARAGADVVINYVQSRDSADRVAEEIAAMGRRVAIVRADVSEQSDVQSMMEFVGNEFGRLDILVSNAASGGFRPLLAATPKNFEAAMNTNVRALLFLVQAAHPLLGQSVDRAKIVAISSHGSHMALPWYGLIGTSKAALESLIRHMALEFGDQGMNFNVVQAGLVPTDSTKMIPGSEVMFNARSSKTMMGDRQLEPEDVANAVLYLCSPLSDLVQGQVLIIDGGAAIHV